In Azospirillum thiophilum, the DNA window CGGTGTGCAGGCCCAACAGCCCGCCGCCACCGGTGACGAAGCGCGACAGCCGCTCCCGGCCGTCCTGTGACGGCGAGAAGGCCCAGCGCTCGCGGTGCGGGGCGTATTTCTCGCTGCCCAGCATCCGCCAGCGCAGCGCGTAGACGGTGAGCAGGTCGAAACCGCCCTGCCCCAGCGCCTGGAGCCCACCCTCGATGTCGTCGGTGACGGTGGAGACGACCCCCGCTTCGGCCAGCACGCCCTCCAGCGCCGGGGTTGCGTCGGCGAAGGGGTGGCCGATGCCTCCGGTCAGGATCAGGTTGCGGATCGCCCCGCTCATCGACCGCCCGCCGACGGCTTGGCCGCCGGCGCGCGACGGGGCAGGTGCATCTTCAGGCTGAAGGACACGCCGCCGTCGACCATCAGATGCTGGCCGTGGATGTAGCGCGCCCGGTCGGAGACCAGGAACAGCACCGCGTCGGCGACGTCGTCGGCGGTGCCGAGCGACCGGGCCGGCACGGCGCGGCCGCGCACCGCGCGCACCTCCGCATCGGCATAGATCGGCGCCGACATGCCGGCATCGATGAAGCCGGGGGCCACCGCGTTGACCCGCACGCCGCGCGGTGCCAGCGCCAGCGCCAGATGCTCGGTCAGCAGCGCGACGGCCGCCTTGGTGGCCGGATAGGCCCCGGCATCGGGGCTGGGGGCGACCGCGTTCAACGAGGTGATGTTGACGATCGCCCCCGACCCGCGCTCCGCCATCCGCCGCGCCACGGCGCGGGTGACGATGAAGGTGCCGGTCAGGTTAACGTCCACCACACGCCGGAAATCGGCGACGCTGTGGTCCAGTATGTCGCCGAAGCGGACGATGCCGGCATTGTTGACCAGCACGTCGGGACCATCGCCGAAGGCTTCCGCCATCGCGGCCACCACCGCCTCGACCTGCGCCTCGTCGGTTACATCGGCAGTGAAGGCCAATGCGCCGGGAATGCGCGCAGCCTCGGTTTCCAACCCGGCGGCATCGAGGTCGAGCAGCGCCACGCGATAGCCCTCGCCGGCCAGACGGCGCGCGATGGCCGCGCCCAGCCCGCCGCCGGCTCCGGTCACCAGAGCAGTCTTGGTCATGTGATCCTCCCGGGAAAGGGGGTGTTGGACGTGAAGGGGGCCGACGGCACGGTGCGCTCCGCACCCATCACAGCGTGCTCTGCATTCATCACAGCGTGCTCTGCACGATGCCGCCGTCCACCGGGATGGCGGTGCCGGTCAGATAGCTGGCGCGCTCGGAGCCCAGGAAGACGATAAGGTCGGCGATCTCCTCCGGCCGGGCGAAACGGCCGAGCGGAATGGCGGCGGCGATGCCGGCGGCCGTCTCCTCTGCCTTGCGGCCCTGCGCTGCGGCGCGGGCGCCGACCACCTGGGTCATCCGGTCGGTCGCCGTCCAGCCGGGACAGACGGTGTTGACGAGAATGCCGTCCGGCGCAAGCTGCGTCGCCATGGTCTTCGCCCAGCCAAGCGCCCCGAGCCGGAGGCTGTTGGACAGCATCAATTCGCCGATCGGCTGCTTGATGGAATAGGAACTGATGTTGACGATCCGTCCCCAGCGCTGCCGCCGCATGTGGGGCAGCACGGCGCGGGTGGCATTGACCGCCGACATCAACGTGAGGCGGAAGGCATCCTCCCAATCGGCATCGCTCAGCCCGTCGAAGGAACCGGGCTTCGGACCGGCAGCGTTGTTGACCAGGATGTGGACCGTGCCGAATGCCTCGGCGACCTTCCCGGCCAGCCGCTCCACGGCATCCGCATCGCCGACGTCGGCGCGGATCGCCAGCACCCGCGCGCCTGTCTCTTCCAGAAGCGCCCGGGTATCCTCCAGCCGTCCGGGATCACGGCCGCAGATGGCGACGGCACAGCCTTCGCGCGCGAACCCCAGCGCCGCCGCCCTTCCGATGCCCTGGCTGCCGCCCAGCACCAGCGCGACCCTGCCCTTCAGTCCCAAATCCATCGGTGTGTTCTTCCTTTTCCGGATACGACGGCGGGCATTCAGCCGCGCGGACGTTTGCTGACGACGGTTCCGGCCTCGGGCTGGAAATAGCAGCGTTCGGGCTTGTAGGCGCCGCTCGCCACGGTGATGCCCCAGCTCCCGTCCTCCAGCGCCATGAAGCCGTGGATGTCGGCCGGCGGGGCGATCACCACGCTGTCGCCCGGCTCCAGCACGCGATCCTCGACCACCGCCAGATCGGCCTTGCCGGGAACCGAACCGTCGTCGCGCCGCTCATAGACGGTGTGCCGCACCCGCCCCCGGTAGATCGCCATGCTTTCCCAATTGCCGTGGTCGTGGACCGCGATCGGTTGGCCGCCGGGCAGCTCGAACAGCAGGATCGACAGGTCGCCGTCGTAGTAGAGATACTGCGAATTCGCGACATGGTTGCCGATGCGCGGCACGCCGGCCGCGCAGAGATCGGGCCGGGCGGTCAGTACGGCAAGCGGCTCGCGTAGCGCCGCCGTCAGGCGGGCGGTGTCGTGACCGTGAACCTCGATCGCCTGGATCGCCGCCTGGGCGCAGGCGCGGATTGCGGAACCGGTTTCAGGACTGGCGACCATGATGACTCCTCCGGAAGGCCGTCGAACGGCGGGAGCGAAAGGCTGGTGTCAAAGCGCCGCCAGCAGGCGGCGGGCGGCGGCGACCGCGCGGGCCACGCGGGCCGGCGCGTCCATCGTCCGCGCAAGGGTGGCGGTCGGGATTTCCAGGGCGAGCGGCAGGCCGGGCGGAAGGGTGCGCAGCAGGCCGATCAGGTCGATGCCGCCCTCGCCCGGGAACAGCCGCTCCTTCACCGCGGTGTGCAGCAGGGAGTCGCGGTCGGATGCATGGTCGCGGGGGGCGTCGCAGAGATGCATGTAGGCGAACAGGCCGGGCGGGACGGCCGCGACCTCGGCCGGGGTTCCGCCCGACCGGTCGTAATGCAGTGCATCGAGCGCGATGCCCATGTTCGGCCGCGCCACCCGTCCCACCAGGCGGGCGGCGGCGGTGACGCTCGGAACGCTCATCCAGGACACGAACTCGAACTGCACGGTCAGGCCGAAGCCGGCCGCATCGTCGCACAGCCGTCCCAGTCGCGCGGCCAGCCGTCCCTCGTCGGGGTCGTCGCCGGTGGCCAGCACATGGAGGGCACCCAGTTCGGCCGCGGCCTCCAGGAAGGGACGGAAGGCGTCCAGGTCGGTATGCGGCAGGATGCGGGCGGTGTTGGCGTCGAGCGCGGTGACGCCCCGGTCGACCATGCGCCGCACCATCTCCCGCCGCAGGGTGGGGGCCGCCAGCAGCGGCATCGGATCGCCGTCGGGCTGGCCGCCCAGCAGGCGCAGCCCGACATGGGTGCAACCCTGGTCCGCCGCCACCGTCACCATGTCGGGCGGCGACAGTTCCGGCACCGTGTAGTAGGAGAGCGACAGCGGGTTCATGCCGCCCCCCCTGCCGCCGGAGCAGGGGTCGGGGCCGGACGGACCCCGCCATACTGCGCCCATGTGCCGGCGACGTGCCATCCGGCGTCCACCACCAGGTTGACTCCGGTGATCGCCGACGCGCGGTCGGAGGCCAGGAACTCGATGCTCTCCGCCACCTCGCGCGGCTGGACGATCCGGCCGAGCGCCGTGAATTCGGCCGGGTCGGCGGCATAGCGGCCCGACCTGATCCGCTCCACCACCCGCGGCACCAGGGTGGAGCCGGGGGAGACGCAGTTGACCCGCACCCCGGCGCGCCCCCATTCCCCGGCAAGGTTCAGCGTCAGGCTGACCACGCCCGCCTTGCTCGACGCATAGGCATGGACCGGCACCGAACCGATGGCGGCGATCGATGCGATGTTGACGATGCTGCCCCGCCCCTGCCGCGCCATGCGGGTGCCGAAGGCGCGGTTGGCGTAATAGGTGCCGGTCAGGTTGACCTGGACCGTGCGCTCCCACACCTCCAGCGGCAGCTCGGCCGGCGGCAGCACCGGCTGGAAGACCGCGGCGGCGACGACCAGCGCGCCGACCGGACCGTGCGCCGCCTCGATGGCGGCAGCGGCCCGGTCGACCGCAACAGCGTCGGCGATGTCGAGCGCCAGCGCGGCGCCGCCGAGTTCCCCGGCCACCCGCTCCGCTGCATCCGGGTCGAGATCGGCGACCGCCAGCCGCCAGCCGCGCGACGCCATCAGGCGGGCGGTCTCCTCGCCGATGCCGTTGCCACCGCCGATGACGACGGCCAGCGCGCCGTCCGCGGCCGGGATTTTCTGGGTCATGGCGGAATACCCCGTCACTTGCGCAGGTCGGCGGCGAGGAAGGAGTTGTCCAGCACCTTCGACCAATCCACCGGGCCGGACCATTCGCCCATGCGCTCCATGCCCTTGACCCAGATGTTCAGCCCGTCCATGTCGAAGTCGCCCTGGCTCCAGTACTTGATCGCGGCCATGCGCTTCATCGAGGTGGTGGCGACCTCCACCGGCAGCGTGTCGCCGTAACGCTTGGCGACCATCTTCGCGGCCTCCTCCGGATTCTCGTAGATGAAGTTCACCGCCGAGCGCCAGGCGGCGAGCAGCCCGCGCAGCTGGTCCGGGCTCTTGCGCATGAAATCGCCGGTGGCGACGCCGACGGTCGGCGTCATCGACGGCAGGTTCTCCAGCGAGAAGGCGACCTTATAGCGGTCCTTGCGGGCGCTGTAGAGAGGCTCCAGGATCAGCGCCGCGTCCACCCCGCCCTGCTCCAGCGCCGACAGTCCGGAGCCGACGGATCCCAGCGCCACGATGTCGGCCTTGCCGGGGAAGCCCGCCGCCTCGAAGGCCATGACGACCATCAGCTCACTCGACGATTTCGGTGCGGTGATGCCGACCTTCCGGCCCACCAGATCCTTGACCGAGGAAACGCCGCTGTCCGGCCGCGTCACCCACAGCAGGTCGTCCACCCGGCGGATCGCGGTGTGGACGATGCGGATGTCCATCCCCTGCCTGATGCCGGCCAGCGCGGTGGATGTGCTGACGATGCCGTAGCCGAGGCCGCCGCCCACCATGTTGCGGATGCCGGTGCCACCGCCGACCGAACTCATGACGTCGGTGACGTCGACGCCGTTCTTCTTGTAGTCGCCCCGCTCCAGCGCCACGGCGATCGGGGCGGTGTTCAGCAGG includes these proteins:
- a CDS encoding SDR family oxidoreductase, producing the protein MDLGLKGRVALVLGGSQGIGRAAALGFAREGCAVAICGRDPGRLEDTRALLEETGARVLAIRADVGDADAVERLAGKVAEAFGTVHILVNNAAGPKPGSFDGLSDADWEDAFRLTLMSAVNATRAVLPHMRRQRWGRIVNISSYSIKQPIGELMLSNSLRLGALGWAKTMATQLAPDGILVNTVCPGWTATDRMTQVVGARAAAQGRKAEETAAGIAAAIPLGRFARPEEIADLIVFLGSERASYLTGTAIPVDGGIVQSTL
- a CDS encoding SDR family NAD(P)-dependent oxidoreductase translates to MTKTALVTGAGGGLGAAIARRLAGEGYRVALLDLDAAGLETEAARIPGALAFTADVTDEAQVEAVVAAMAEAFGDGPDVLVNNAGIVRFGDILDHSVADFRRVVDVNLTGTFIVTRAVARRMAERGSGAIVNITSLNAVAPSPDAGAYPATKAAVALLTEHLALALAPRGVRVNAVAPGFIDAGMSAPIYADAEVRAVRGRAVPARSLGTADDVADAVLFLVSDRARYIHGQHLMVDGGVSFSLKMHLPRRAPAAKPSAGGR
- a CDS encoding SDR family NAD(P)-dependent oxidoreductase, with amino-acid sequence MTQKIPAADGALAVVIGGGNGIGEETARLMASRGWRLAVADLDPDAAERVAGELGGAALALDIADAVAVDRAAAAIEAAHGPVGALVVAAAVFQPVLPPAELPLEVWERTVQVNLTGTYYANRAFGTRMARQGRGSIVNIASIAAIGSVPVHAYASSKAGVVSLTLNLAGEWGRAGVRVNCVSPGSTLVPRVVERIRSGRYAADPAEFTALGRIVQPREVAESIEFLASDRASAITGVNLVVDAGWHVAGTWAQYGGVRPAPTPAPAAGGAA
- a CDS encoding ABC transporter substrate-binding protein — its product is MTITRFLTRALAAVPLIGGLLAAPQAHALEIMASHYGALLNTAPIAVALERGDYKKNGVDVTDVMSSVGGGTGIRNMVGGGLGYGIVSTSTALAGIRQGMDIRIVHTAIRRVDDLLWVTRPDSGVSSVKDLVGRKVGITAPKSSSELMVVMAFEAAGFPGKADIVALGSVGSGLSALEQGGVDAALILEPLYSARKDRYKVAFSLENLPSMTPTVGVATGDFMRKSPDQLRGLLAAWRSAVNFIYENPEEAAKMVAKRYGDTLPVEVATTSMKRMAAIKYWSQGDFDMDGLNIWVKGMERMGEWSGPVDWSKVLDNSFLAADLRK
- a CDS encoding sugar phosphate isomerase/epimerase family protein, which gives rise to MNPLSLSYYTVPELSPPDMVTVAADQGCTHVGLRLLGGQPDGDPMPLLAAPTLRREMVRRMVDRGVTALDANTARILPHTDLDAFRPFLEAAAELGALHVLATGDDPDEGRLAARLGRLCDDAAGFGLTVQFEFVSWMSVPSVTAAARLVGRVARPNMGIALDALHYDRSGGTPAEVAAVPPGLFAYMHLCDAPRDHASDRDSLLHTAVKERLFPGEGGIDLIGLLRTLPPGLPLALEIPTATLARTMDAPARVARAVAAARRLLAAL